A single region of the Pseudomonadota bacterium genome encodes:
- a CDS encoding EamA family transporter, with product MTYNNLLTFSLLIVTMLLWGSTPLLEKIGLKDVDPLAGILIRSFAVTIVLFLIYVFTGKLHELTKISFKNFSLFSASGIMAGLLGMWTYYYLLRTGMTTKIVPIAAAYPLITVVLSILILREEVTLQRIVGIVLTVLGIILIKQS from the coding sequence ATGACTTATAATAACCTTTTAACATTTTCTCTGCTTATCGTAACTATGTTACTGTGGGGGTCAACCCCACTGCTTGAAAAGATAGGGCTTAAGGATGTAGACCCCCTGGCAGGGATTCTGATCAGAAGCTTTGCTGTAACAATTGTATTGTTCCTTATATATGTTTTTACAGGGAAGCTCCATGAACTGACAAAAATATCCTTTAAGAATTTTTCTTTATTTTCAGCAAGCGGTATAATGGCAGGCCTATTGGGTATGTGGACGTACTATTATCTGCTGAGGACGGGTATGACTACAAAGATTGTACCTATTGCCGCTGCATATCCCCTTATTACTGTAGTATTGAGTATATTGATCCTGAGAGAGGAAGTAACCCTGCAAAGAATCGTGGGGATTGTTTTAACCGTCCTGGGCATAATTTTAATAAAGCAGAGTTGA